The window ACAGGACGACACCGGCCATGCTACCGCAACACACACCTCGCTAGAATCGACAGACCCTTTCCCTCGAACATCCGACCCCCCTTGCATGAGCACGATTCGGGTCGTTTGGGGAACCGCGAGCGGGCCGACGAAGATGTCGTCATACGATGCGGCACTCGCGGACGCGAACGTCCACAACTACAATCTCGTCTCCGTCTCGTCGGTCATCCCCGCCGACACGCCGGTCGAAGCAGTGGGTACCGCGCCCGATCTCGGTCCGGCAGGAAATCGCCTGACAGTCGTCGAAGCGCGTGCAACGAGGCCCGGTCCCGGGCATGTCTCGGCCGGTTTGGGCTGGACCGAGAGCGACGGCGCAGGGCTGTTTTACGAGGCCGCGGGCGAAACCGATGCGGGAGAAATCGAGGACAGGGTTCGGGCCGGATTGGAAGCGGGGCGGGAACTCCGGGACTGGGAGTTCGACGACGAAGCGGTGAAAACGGTGACCGAAGACGCCGAACCGGGGACGTACGTTACGGCCGTCGTTCTTGCAGTATACGGCGAGAGCGAACCGATTTGTTAACTTCCGACGACGACGGGTTTATACGGCTGACGGCCTTATCGAAGGACAGCAGACCGCATGAATGGAAATACTCCGTATGCTGGAACCCCCGACGTGACGCAGGCCGGACAGCGTGCGTCCGTCGATGTCGTCGAACTCTCCCCAGAGCAGACGCGCGCGCTTCGGGACAGCGTGGCCGACATCGCCACCCTGACCCGGAAGTTCCTGCCGGACGAATACGTCATTGGATCACATGTCACAAACGGTGCTACTGGACCGCAGGCGACTGTCTCGGTTCAGCCACCGGTCGGTCACATCGTCAGCGCCGGGTTCGAGCCCGACGACGACGAACTCGATGACGACCTCCTCGACGAAGAAGAGCGCGACGAAGTCGC of the Haladaptatus caseinilyticus genome contains:
- a CDS encoding pyruvoyl-dependent arginine decarboxylase; translation: MSTIRVVWGTASGPTKMSSYDAALADANVHNYNLVSVSSVIPADTPVEAVGTAPDLGPAGNRLTVVEARATRPGPGHVSAGLGWTESDGAGLFYEAAGETDAGEIEDRVRAGLEAGRELRDWEFDDEAVKTVTEDAEPGTYVTAVVLAVYGESEPIC
- a CDS encoding DUF5811 family protein produces the protein MNGNTPYAGTPDVTQAGQRASVDVVELSPEQTRALRDSVADIATLTRKFLPDEYVIGSHVTNGATGPQATVSVQPPVGHIVSAGFEPDDDELDDDLLDEEERDEVARGLAASAVLQVKQAVEDQITPTAR